From Vibrio artabrorum, a single genomic window includes:
- a CDS encoding ornithine carbamoyltransferase, which translates to MAFNLRNRNFLKLLDFTPREIQHLLDLSMELKKAKYNGYEQPTLTGKNIALIFEKTSTRTRCAFEVAAFDQGARVSYLGPSGSQIGHKESMKDTARVLGRMYDGIEYRGFGQEIVEELGAYAGVPVWNGLTDEFHPTQILADFLTMTEYGRGKQLHEISFAYLGDARNNMGNSLMVGAAKMGMDIRLVAPKQFWPQEELLAQCREIAEHTGGKITLTEDVQEGVQGCDFLYTDVWVSMGEAKEAWAERINLMMPYQVNMDMIKATGNPHVKFMHCLPAFHGEDTTVGKQLAAEYPQLKDGVEVTDEVVESEYSIVFDEAENRMHTIKAVMVATLGS; encoded by the coding sequence ATGGCTTTTAACCTACGCAATCGTAACTTCCTAAAATTACTAGATTTCACTCCACGCGAAATTCAACACTTGTTGGATCTTTCAATGGAACTCAAAAAAGCGAAGTACAACGGTTACGAACAGCCAACACTGACTGGCAAGAACATTGCGCTTATCTTTGAGAAAACATCAACTCGTACTCGCTGCGCATTTGAAGTAGCGGCATTCGACCAAGGCGCTCGCGTTTCTTACTTAGGCCCATCAGGCTCTCAAATTGGCCACAAAGAATCAATGAAAGACACTGCTCGCGTTCTTGGCCGTATGTACGATGGCATTGAATACCGTGGCTTCGGTCAAGAAATCGTTGAAGAGCTAGGCGCTTACGCTGGTGTGCCAGTATGGAATGGCCTGACTGATGAATTCCACCCAACACAAATCCTGGCTGACTTCCTCACTATGACGGAATACGGTCGTGGTAAACAACTGCATGAAATCAGCTTTGCTTACCTAGGTGATGCTCGCAACAACATGGGTAACTCTCTGATGGTAGGCGCGGCGAAAATGGGCATGGACATTCGCCTTGTTGCTCCAAAACAATTCTGGCCACAAGAAGAGCTATTGGCTCAATGTCGTGAAATCGCAGAACACACGGGCGGCAAAATCACGCTAACAGAAGATGTTCAAGAAGGCGTGCAGGGTTGTGACTTCCTATACACCGATGTTTGGGTATCGATGGGCGAAGCAAAAGAAGCATGGGCTGAGCGTATCAACCTAATGATGCCTTACCAAGTCAACATGGATATGATCAAGGCAACAGGCAACCCGCATGTGAAATTCATGCACTGCCTACCGGCGTTCCACGGCGAAGATACTACGGTTGGTAAACAGCTTGCTGCTGAATATCCGCAACTAAAAGATGGCGTTGAAGTGACCGATGAAGTGGTTGAATCTGAATACTCAATCGTCTTCGATGAAGCAGAAAACCGCATGCACACTATCAAAGCAGTCATGGTAGCGACATTAGGTAGTTAA